From the genome of Silurus meridionalis isolate SWU-2019-XX chromosome 20, ASM1480568v1, whole genome shotgun sequence, one region includes:
- the tecrl2b gene encoding trans-2,3-enoyl-CoA reductase-like 2b, with product MERFENLEDVRGCEFVVWQNYYSEDWRRARGLNRVAYFEVEILDPKTRTQLCYLDKVEPSATIGEIKVLLHRLYPKWYPARQALRLHPEGKPLKDEDVLEELPVGTTATMFLQDLGPQIGWTMVFLSESIGPLFIYLLFYYRLPFLYSSEYAYTRSSHAVIRLACVCHTLHYVKKLVETIFIHRFSHGTLPLNTIALNCLYYWGFAAWLAYYINHPLYTTPMYGKIQIYMSLITFLLCECGNFSIHLVLNQLSCNGSRPLQIPYPSKNPFTWLFFFVSCPNYTYELGSWISFTVMTQCVPVGVFTLFAFVQMTIWARGKHKTYMQEFQNYPELRSAIIPLFL from the exons ATGGAGCGATTCGAAAACCTTGAGGATGTCCGAGGCTGTGAATTTGTCGTTTGGCAAAATTATTACAGTGAAGACTGGAGACGTGCGAGAGGCCTGAACAGAGTGGCGTACTTCGAG GTGGAGATCCTGGACCCAAAAACCAGGACACAGCTCTGCTACCTGGACAAG GTGGAGCCGAGCGCCACCATCGGAGAAATCAAAGTCCTGCTGCACAGATTGT ATCCAAAGTGGTATCCAGCGAGACAAGCTCTGAGACTCCACCCTG AGGGAAAACCTCTTAAAGATGAAGATGTTTTGGAGGAGCTGCCCGTAGGAACGACGGCCACCATGTTCCTGCAGGACCTCGGGCCTCAGATAGGATGGACCATG GTGTTTCTATCAGAAAGTATTGGgccattatttatttacctgcTGTTTTACTATCGGCTGCCGTTTCTCTACAGTTCTGAATATGCGTACACTCGGAGCTCCCATGCCGTGATCAG GTTGGCATGTGTGTGTCACACTCTGCACTACGTCAAGAAATTAGTGGAGACCATTTTCATCCACCGCTTTTCACACGGAACTCTACCACTGAACACCATCGCCCTG aattgtttatattattggGGATTTGCAGCATGGTTAGCGTACTACATCAACCacccactttataccacaccca TGTACGGAAAAATACAGATCTACATGTCACTGATTACATTTCTG CTGTGTGAATGTGGAAACTTCTCAATTCACCTCGTTCTAAATCAACTCAGCTGTAACG GTTCGAGGCCACTGCAGATTCCATACCCGAGTAAAAACCCCTTTACATGGCTCTTCTTCTTCGTTTCCTGTCCAAACTACACATATGAA TTGGGTTCATGGATCAGCTTCACAGTGATGACACAATGTGTTCCAG tgGGTGTGTTTACTCTGTTTGCGTTTGTACAGATGACCATCTGGGCTCGAGGAAAACACAAAACCTACATGCAGGAGTTCCAGAATTATCCTGAGCTCAGGAGCGCCATCATTCCACTCTTCCTCTag